A single Cannabis sativa cultivar Pink pepper isolate KNU-18-1 chromosome 7, ASM2916894v1, whole genome shotgun sequence DNA region contains:
- the LOC133039758 gene encoding uncharacterized protein LOC133039758 — protein sequence MTSNIAESLNAANLAARELPITTLIESLRALIQQWTYTNRKKAQKTTTFLTPTAEKKLVNNFVDSLTENVKTINESMFEVVELTRSWVINLKEKTCICNRFQLDELPCVHALAMIKEMNLNVYNYCSDCYYLAKFKEFASSCIIVS from the exons atgacttcaAACATTGCTGAATCTCTAAATGCAGCAAACTTAGCAGCTAGAGAACTACCAATCACAACATTGATAGAATCATTGAGAGCTTTGATACAACAATGGACATACACAAACAGGAAAAAggcacagaaaacaacaacatttttaacaccTACAGCAGAGAAGAAGCTAGTCAACAACTTTGTGGactcattgacagaaaat GTAAAGACAATAAATGAGAGCATGTTCGAAGTGGTAGAACTAACAAGATCATGGGTAATCAATCTAAAGGAGAAAACATGCATTTGCAACCGATTCCAACTTGATGAATTACCATGTGTTCATGCGCTTGCTATgataaaagagatgaacttgaatGTTTACAACTATTGTTCAG ACTGTTATTATTTGGCAAAGTTTAAAGAGTTTGCTAGTAGTTGCATAATAGTTTCATGA
- the LOC115698180 gene encoding protein BZR1 homolog 4-like: MKGAVMAASGGGRSETEKEKTKMRERHRRAITGKIFHGLRKHGGYPLSPRADINEVLRQLAREAGWIVEPDGTTYRAANLVGINGCPVCGAAKTSGTPTPTSSVVIVGGAGGECSATDSRSGGFHVGDSSSGALCNFSSGGNDNIPMALYEMYGGFSGGGGVFEGGDTAVFQEEQHEQRLRLSQSHPLLESRASNQNTPVASPLHRP; this comes from the exons ATGAAAGGAGCTGTAATGGCGGCGAGTGGAGGAGGAAGGAGCGAGACTGAGAAAGAGAAGACTAAGATGAGAGAAAGACACAGAAGAGCTATAACCGGTAAGATCTTCCATGGTTTGAGAAAGCACGGTGGTTATCCACTCTCTCCACGCGCCGATATTAACGAGGTTCTCCGTCAGCTCGCCAGGGAAGCCGGTTGGATCGTCGAGCCAGACGGAACTACTTACCGCGCCGCTAATCTA GTCGGAATCAATGGCTGTCCGGTATGCGGAGCGGCGAAAACGAGCGGAACGCCGACGCCGACCAGCAGCGTCGTCATTGTCGGCGGAGCCGGTGGAGAATGTTCGGCGACGGATTCTCGAAGCGGCGGTTTCCACGTCGGAGATTCATCATCCGGAGCGCTTTGTAATTTCTCCTCCGGCGGCAACGACAATATTCCGATGGCGCTTTATGAGATGTACGGTGGATTCTCCGGTGGTGGTGGCGTTTTCGAAGGCGGAGATACGGCGGTGTTTCAGGAGGAGCAACATGAACAGAGGTTGAGGCTGAGCCAGTCTCACCCATTGTTGGAGTCTCGAGCTTCAAACCAGAACACTCCTGTAGCTTCGCCTCTACATCGACCTTAG